The genomic window CGCGGCGGCGCCGTGCCGCGCGCGCTGCGCGACTCGCACTACTCCGGCGCGCGGGGCCTCGGGCACGGCGCCGGCTACCGCTACCCGCACGACGACCACCGCGGTGTGGTCACCCAGCAGTACGCTCCGGACGACCTCGTCGGGACCGACTACTACCAGCCCAGCGGGCACGGCGCCGAGCGGTCGGTGGCCACCCGGCTGCCGCTGCTGCGCCGGATCGTCCGCGGGCTGGCCGCACCGGCGGCGCGGGCGGAGCAGCCCGCACCGGCCGCCGTGAACGGTCGCCACCCGGCGAGCCCGGAGCGGGCCAGCGCGGCGGATGAGGGCGGCAGCGACGCCGTCGGGGAGGGTCAGCAGTGATGGCGCGTGGTCCGGAGCGGCCGGAGGACGGCCCCGACGAGCGGCGGGACCCTCGTGCCAAGGGCCGCCGGTGGGGGCGCGGCAAGGCCGACGCCGAGCCGGACGGCGGGGTCGCCGGCGAGGAGTTCGGCTGGATCGACGACCTGCGTACGGCCAAGGAGCAGCGCACGGAGCTCGGCCCGGAAGGTGGCGGCCCGGGCCCGGCGTCGCCGCGCGGCCCGATGCCGCCCGCCGGCCCGCCGCCGCGCTCCGCGCCCCCCTCACCAGGGCCCGGCCGGGGCGCCCGGCCGGGAACCGTGCCCTCGCCCGGCGCGGGCCGCCCCGCTCCCGACGGGCCGCCCGTGCGGCGCAACCCGGCCGAGGCCGGGCCGGCGGCACCCCCGGTCCGTCCCGCCGGGCCCGATCCGGCCGCCGGCCGGTCGCGCCCGGCCGACGGGCCCTGGCCCGGGTCGCCCGAGCCGGCCGGGCCCGTCCGCCGCCCGGCCGAGCCGTCCCGCCCCCCGCGCCGCGGCGTGGCCGGGTCCACCGGCGCGCACGGCACGGTCCCGCCGACCGCCGGCGGCCCGCAGGCTCCGACCGGTCGGCCGCACCCTGGCCCGGCCGGCGGCGGACCCGCCCGGGGCGGGCAGCCGCCCGCGACCGGCTGGCCGGCGCCCGGGTCGGGCGTCCCCTCCGACGGCCCCCGCTCCGCGCCGCCCGGCACCGGCCGGCGCGGCCCCGAGGGCCCTGGCGCCCCGACGTCCGCCCCGCCCACCTCGAGGGCGGGCCGGCGGGCCGTGCCCGAAGACGCCGAACCGGGTGGCCGTCCGGTCTCGGGCGCGGGCCCGCGCCCGGTCCCCGGCGGCACCGATCCTGGACTTCGCCCCGTCTCGGGCGCCGGCCGGCGGGGGTTGCCCGACGGTGGCGATCCCGGTGTCCGCCCGGTCTCGGGCGCGGGCCGGCGGGGGATGCCCGACGGCGCCGATCCCGGTGTCCGCCCGGTCTCCGGCGCGGGTCGTCGCTCCGCTCCGGCGGGCGCCGAGCCCGGCCGTCGTGGCGCACCGGCCGGGGATCCGCCCCGGGGGGCGGCGACTCCGCCCGGCGCGCCCTACCCGACCGTCGACCCGGCCACCGGCGCGCCGCGCCCCGGCCCGGGTGGAGCCGAGGGGCGGCGCCGTCGCGCGCCGGCCCAGTCGGGCCCCGCGGACCGGGCCACGGCCGGTGTGCCGCCAGTGACCGACGGCCCGACCGGGCCCGGTGCACCGCGCGCGGGCGGTCGTCGCCGCGCCAGCGAGCCCGAGGAGCCGGTCCTGCCGAGGAGCGGCAACGCACCGTCGGTGCCGGGGGACGTCACGTCGCCCGGGACCGCCCGCTCCGCGCCCGGCACCGACCCCGGACGTGCGGCTGACCGTCGGCGTCCCCGACCGGAGCCGGCCGGCCCGGCCGCGCCCGGTCGTCGCGCCGCGCCCGACACCCCGTCGACCGGTGGCCGCCCGGCGGCGCCGGAGGTCACCGGGCCGCCGACCGGCCGTCGCGCGGCCGCCGGCGGTACCGAACTGCCGGCCGGCCGTCGGGCCGCCGGCGAGGACGGTGAGAGACTGTCGGGCCGTCGTGGCGGGGCCGACGCGTCCGCGCCGCCCAGCCCGCGCCGCGCCGGGCGGGACGGCGGCGACGGGCCGCGCGGCGACCGCCCCGAGCGGCCGGCCGACTGGCTGCGCCAGGCCGGCCGCGGACACCACAGCGACCCGGCCCTGCCGGTGGTCGACCCGACGGCGCCGGCCGGGCCTGCGGTCGAGGAGCCGCCCGCCGGACGACGGGGCAGCCCCGCCGGCCCCGGTCGGGCCGCGACCGGCCGGACCGGCGCCGCCGTGCCGCCGGGACCGGCTGCCGTACCCGATCAACCCGCCGGCGCCCGCGGGGCGGCGCGCCCCGGTCCCGCCCCGGCCGGCCCGCCGGGAGCGCCAACCCTCGGCGGCCCCGGTCCGGCCCCCGCCGGTCGTTCCGCTCCGCCCTCGGCCGCCGGCGACGGCCGGCCGGCCGGGCCGGCACGCGGCGCGGCCCGGCCGGGCGTCGCGCCCGACGGTTCCGTCCCACCCCGGTCGCCCGGGGCCGACCGGGTCGGCCCCCAGCCCGGCGACGTCGGCGCCCGCACCACGGGCGGGCAGCCCGCGGTGGCCCGCGCGGCCGCCCCCGTGTCCCGGCCCGCCGGACCCGACGAGCCACCGGTCGGCCGGTCGGCCCCGCCGCAGCGGGAGCCGGGCCGCCCGGAAGCGCGCGGCGCGGCGGCCGTACCGCCGCCCGGGCGTCCCGGCGACGTTCCCGCGGTGGCGCGCGCCGCCGCGGTCGTACCGCAGCCGGAGCCGATCGGTCCGCGGCCGCAACCGGCGGACCATTCCGGACCGGCGCTGCGGCGGGCCGGGTCGGAGTCGGCGGACGACGACCGGACGCCGGCCGCTGGCCTGCGTGGCGCCAGGTCCGAGCTGCGCCGGCAGATGCGCGAGCGGCGCCGCCTGCGGATGGGCGTCCTCGCGCTGGTCAGCCTGCTGCTGCTCGGCGCGGTGCCGCTCTACTTCGGCCTCCGGACGCTCAGCCGGGACCCGGTCTTCGACTCCCTCGACGCGCTCGACGTGCCGAGCTGGGCGACGGTGAAGACCGTCGACAACGTCAGCGGCAGCCGCTGGTGCCTGCAGGACTGTCGGCTGCGGGAGCGGACCGTGGAGTCCCAGCAGGCGTGGAAGGAAACCGCCCAGGTGTACGAGCAGGCGCTGACCCGGGACGGCTGGCGGCAGTGGAAGGTGACCCGCTGCCCGGAGCAGCCGGTCAAGGGCAGCTACACCTGCTGGCGCCGGGACGAACTCACCCTCGACCTGTGGGTACGCGAGCCCACCTGCGCCCTGCCGCCGGTCAACGGGCAACCGGCGCCGTCTCCGGCGCCCTCGCCCGCAGCGGGGGAGTGCGCCGGCTCGTTGGTGTCGGTGAAGGTGCGCAACGCGATCGACGACGAGCGGACCGGACCACAACCGAGCACTGACCCGTCACTCACCGGTGAGGATCCGTTCCCCACCCTCACCGACGATCCACTGGGCGAACAGACACGCTCACCGTCCTGAGCCGGTTTCCATCACGGACGGTAGGGTCTGGGGCTGGCGGGCCCGCGTGCGCCCGTCGACCGCGGTGGTGGGTCGGCGCGGGGCGAGTGGGCAGGACGGTCGCGCGTTCCGGGACGTCGGATCCCGGAACGCCTGCTTGAGGAGGACATGCGCGTGGATGGTGGACAGATCGCTGCGCTGATCGCGGCCGGCGCGTTCCTGATGCTGGTGCTCGTGCTGGCGGTGCCGATCCTGCGGCTGCGGCACACCGTGGACGCGACGACCCGCATGATCAACGACCTGAATGAGCGCACCACGCCGCTGCTCGGCGACGTCAACGCCACCGTGAAGAACGTCAACGTCGCCCTGGAGCAGGTGCAGACCTCTCTCGACGGGGTCAACCTCCAGCTCGCCAAGGTGGACACCATGACCACTCACGCGCAGAACGTCACCGCCAACGTGGCGAACCTGGCCACCGTGGTCTCCGCCGCCGCGGCGAACCCCCTGGTGAAGGTGGCCGCGTTCGGCTATGGCGTGCGCCGGGCCGCCTCGGCCCGCCGGCACGCGGAGACCGAGCGCGAGGTGCGCGACACCATCAAGCAGCAGCGTCGGGCCGCCAAGCGCGGCAACCGCTGACCGGCCGGCGCTGACCAGGAGGATGAGAACATGAGGCGGTTGTTCTGGCTGGGCATCGGGCTGGCAGTGGGCGTGCTGGTGGTGCGCAAGGCGACCAAAACGGCGCAGGCGTACACGCCAGCCGGCATCGCCAGCGGCCTGTCGGAATCCGCTGGCGGCCTGGTCGAGTCGCTGCGTAGCTTCGTGGAGGACGTCCGGGTCGGGATGGCCGAGCGCGAGCAGGAGATCCACGAGGCGTTCGCCCGCGGCGAGACGTTCGACGACCAGTTCGCCGAGCTGCGCGAGGACCCGCGCATCGGCGACCGAGAGATTTTCCCGGAGGAGCACCAGCGATGAAGACGGCGGAGATCAAGCGGCGGTACCTCGCGCACTTCGAGGCGAACGGCCATGCCGTGGTGCCGTCCGCTCCGCTGCCCGCCATCAGCGACCCGAACCTGCTGTTCGTCAACGCCGGCATGGTGCAGTTCGTCCCCTACTTCCTGGGCCAGCAGACCCCGCCGTACTCCCGCGCGGTCAGCGTCCAGAAGTGCATCCGGACGCCGGACATCGACGAGGTCGGCAAGACCAGCCGGCACGGCACGTTCTTCCAGATGAACGGCAACTTCTCCTTCGGCGACTACTTCAAGGACGGGGCCATCCCGCTCGCCTGGGACCTGGTCACCAAGCCGCTGGACCAGGGCGGTTTCGGGCTGGACCCGGAGCGGATCTGGCCGACGGTCTACCTGGACGACGACGAGGCGTACCAGATCTGGCGCTCCGTCGGGGTGCCCGCCGAGCGGATCGTCCGCCGGGGCAAGGCGGACAACTTCTGGTCGATGGGCATCCCCGGCCCCTGCGGCCCGTGCTCCGAGCTGTTCTACGACCGTGGCCCGGAGTACGGCCGCGAGGGCGGCCCGGCGGTCGACGAGGACCGCTACATGGAGTTCTGGAACCTCGTCTTCATGCAGTTCGAGCGGGGTCCGGGCACCAGCAAGGAGGACTACCCGATCCTCGGCGAGCTGCCGGCGAAGAACATCGACACCGGCATGGGCCTGGAGCGGATGGCCTCCATCCTCCAAGGCGTCGACAACCTCTACGAGATCGACGAGGTCCGGCCGATCCTCGACCGGGCCGCCGAGCTGACCGGCAAGCGGTACGGCGCGCGCTCCGGCCACGTGGCCAGCCAGTCGCACCCGGACGACGTCCGGCTGCGGGTGATCGCCGACCACGTGCGCACCGCGCTGATGCTGATCGGCGACGGCGTCACCCCGTCGAACGAGGGCCGTGGCTACGTGCTGCGCCGGATCATGCGCCGGGCGATCCGCGCGGTCCGGCTGCTCGGCTATCAGGACCGGGCGCTGCCCGAGCTGCTGCCGGTGGCCCGGGACTGCATGTCGCCGTCGTACCCGGAGCTGTCCGCCGAGTTCGGCCGGATCTCCCAGTACGCGTACGCCGAGGAGGACGCGTTCCTCGCCACGCTGCGGTCGGGTACCACCATCCTGGACACCGCGATCGCGGAGACCAAGTCGGCCGGCAAGGCGGCGATCTCCGGCGACAAGGCGTTCCAGCTCCACGACACGTACGGCTTCCCGATCGACCTGACCCTGGAGATCGCGGCCGAGCAGGGGCTCCAGGTCGACGCGGAGGGCTTCCGCCGGCTGATGGCCGACCAGCGGAGCCGGGCGAAGGCGGACGCGCAGGCGCGCAAGACCGGGCACACCGACGTGTCGGCGTACCGGTCGGTGCTCGACGGCGGTGGTCCGGTGGAGTTCACCGGCTACACCGAGCTGAACCGGGAGTCGCGGGTGCGGGCGCTGCTCGCCGGCGGCGCCGAGGTCGGCGCGGCGGTCGAGGGCGACACGATCGAGCTGGTGCTCGACACCACCCCGTTCTATGCCGAGGGCGGCGGCCAGCAGCCGGACCAGGGTCTGATCACGGTCGGCGGCGGCCAGCTCGAGGTCTTCGACGTGCAGCAGCCGGTGCCGGGCCTGATCGTGCACCGGGCGCGGGTGGTCCGGGGCGAGGTGCGCGCCGGGGAGACCGGGTACGCCGAGATCGACGTGTCCCGGCGGCGGGCGATCTCCCGCTCGCACACCGCGACCCACCTGGTGCACCAGACCATGCGCAACTTCCTCGGCGAGTCGGCCACCCAGGCGGGTTCGCTGAACGCGCCGGGCCGGCTGCGGTTCGACTTCAACACCCCGACCGGGGTGGCGCCGAGCGTGCTGCACGACGTGGAGCAGCAGGTCAACGAGGTGCTCCTGGCCGACATGGAGGTGCACGCCTTCATCACCACCCAGGAGGAGGCCCGCCGGATCGGCGCGATGGCGCTCTTCGGCGAGAAGTACGGCGAGCGGGTCCGGGTCGTCGAGGTCGGCGACTACGCCCGGGAGCTGTGCGGTGGCACGCACGTGGCCCGGTCGGCGCAGCTCGGCCTGGTGAAGATCCTCTCCGAGGCCTCGGTCGGCTCGGGCGTGCGCCGGATCGAGGCCCTCGTCGGCATGGACGCCTTCGGTTTCCTGGCCCGCGAGCACCTGCTGGTCTCCCGGCTGGCCGAGCTGTTCCGGGTCCCCGGCGACCAGGTCGCCGACCGGGTGGAGCAGACCGTCACCCAGCTGCGCGACGCGGAGAAGGAGCTCGAGAAGCTCCGCGCCCAGCTGGTCCTCGGCGGCGCGGCGGCGCTCGCCGGGCAGGCGAAGGACGTGCGCGGGGTGGCGTACGTCGGCACCGAGGCGCCCGAGGGGGCGGCCGGCAACGACGTGCGGACCCTGGCCCAGGAGATCCGGGGTCGGATCGACCCGGCCCGGCCGGCGGTGGTCGCCGTGGCGGCCCGGGCAGGAGGCAAGGCGTCCCTGGTGGTGGCGGTCAACCAGGCCGCGCGCGGTCGCGGCCTGACCGCCAAGGAGCTGGTCAAGACGGCCTTCTCCGGCCGCGGTGGCGGCAGCGACGACCTCGCCCAGGGTGGTGGCCTGCCGGCGGCCGAGGCGCCGAACCTGCTGGCCACCGTGGAGAAGGCGATCGCCGACGCGTGATGGCGCACCGACTGCGGCCAGGGCGGACCACACCGGTCCGCCCTGGCCTGTCACAGGGCGGTGTCCGATAATGGCTGAGCTGTCCCGTGGGGTCCGGTTGGGGGTGGACGTCGGGCAGGTCCGGGTCGGCGTCTCCCGCTCCGACCCGCACGGCATCCTGGCCACCCCGCTGGTCACCCTCGCCCGGGACCTGACCGCCGCGGCCGACGCGGTGCCCGCCGACATGGCGGCGCTGGTCGACCTCATCGCGGAGCACGAGGCCGTCGAGGTCGTGGTGGGCCTTCCGGTCAATCTTGCCGGCAAACACGGCCCGGCGGCGACGAACGTCTCGGCGTACGCTGCCCGTCTGGCCGATGTAATAGCGCCGGTTCCGGTGGCGCTGACGGACGAGAGGATGTCGACCGTCGTGGCTAGTCGTAGGCTGGCCGAACGTGGCGTCCGGGGAAAGCGCCAACGGGCGGTGGTCGACCAGGCCGCCGCGGTGGAGATTCTGCAGAGCTGGCTGGACGCGCAGCGGAGGCGGACGCAATGATCGACGATCTGGATCTGGTTCTCGACGAGTCGGAGAGGGGGGAGAAGGGCCGGCACCGGCGCGGCGCCGTGGCCAAGCGCAACGGCAAGTCGGGCGGCCGGGGCAAGACGATCTTCGCCCTGCTGATGGCCCTCGTGCTGCTGGGCGGCATCGGCGGGGGCGCGTACGTCGGCTTCGACCGGATCCGCAACCACTTCGTCACCCCGGACTACGACGGCCCCGGCTCGGGCGAGGCGCTGGTCGAGGTGAAGGCCGGCGACACCCTCACCGACATCGGGGACTCCCTCTACGACGCCGGGGTGGTGAAGAGCACCAAGGCGTTCATCGAGGCCGCGGAGGCCAACTCCCGCAGCAAGAACATCCAGGTCGGCCGGTACAAGGTCCGGAAGCAGATGAAGGCCGCCGACGCGGTGACCCTGCTGCTCGACCCGAAGAGCCGGGTGGTGAACGGGGTGACCATCCCCGAGGGCACCATCAGCCTGGCGATCTACGACATTCTCTCCAAGCAGACCAAGATCCCGGTCGCCGACTTCAAGGCTGCCGCGAAGGATCCGGTCAAGCTGGGCGTGCCGGCCTACTGGTTCACGCGTGGCGACGGCAAGAAGGGCCCGAAGAGCATCGAGGGCTTCCTCTTCCCGGCGACCTACGAGATCCCGCCGAAGGCGACCGCCGAGCAGATCCTGTCGATGATGGTGGACCAGTTCCTCACCGTCACCAAGGAGTTGAACTTCGTCGAGAAGGCGCAGCAGGAGCGGAAGATCTCCCCGTACGAGGCGCTGATCACCGCGTCCATCGCGCAGGCCGAGTCGGTCAACCACGTGGACCTGCCGAAGGTCTCCCGGGTGATCTACAACCGGGTCTACGCCGGCAAGATCGGCTGTAACTGCCTGGGGATCGACAGCGGCATCAACTACTGGCTGCGGTTGCAGGGCAAGGAGCCGAAGGACTCCGACGACCTGCTGCAGAGCGAGATCCACAACCTGAAGAACCCGTACAACACGCACGACGTGGCGGGGTTGCCCATTACGCCGATCAGCAACCCCGGCGAGGACGCGCTCAAGGGGGCGCTGACCCCGCCGACCGGGGACTGGATCTTCTTCATGACCATCGACCAGAAGGGCACGATGGGGTACGGCTCCAACGACGCGGACTACCGCAAGCTGATCCGGACGATGTGCGACAACAAGGTGCTGACCGGATCGAACTGCACGTCGTGAGGGCCGCTGTCGTCGGCAAGCCGATCGCCCACTCGCTCTCCCCGGTGATCCACGAGGCGGGGTACGCGGCGGCCGGGTTGACCGGGTGGTCGTACACCCGGTTGGAGTGCGGGGCCGAGGAACTGCCCGACCTGGTCGCCGGGCTCGGCCCGGAGTGGGCCGGGCTGTCGGTGACCATGCCGGGCAAGGAGGCGGCGCTCGCGCTGGCCGACCAGGTCTCGCCGGTCGCCGCCGCCGTCGGCGCCGCCAACACGCTGGTACGCCGACCCGACGGCTCCTGGTACGCCGACAACACTGACGTGACCGGAATGGTCGAGGTGCTCGCGGCCGCCGGGTGCGCGTCGGGCGTCGTCGTAACCGTGCTCGGCGCGGGCGGCACCGCCCGGGCCGCCCTCGCCGCGGCAGCCCGGCTCGGCGCGGCCGAGGTGACCGTGGTGGCCCGGCGCCCGGAGGCCGTCCACGAACTGCGCCCGGTGGCCGGCGCGGTGGGCGTGCCGCTGACCGGCGCGGCCTGGGACGGGGCGCCGAGCCACGCCCGGGCCGACGTGGTGATCTCCACCGTGCCGAAGGGCGTGGCCGACCCCCTCGCCGAGAACTTCGACTGGCGGCCGGGGACGGTCTTCTTCGACGCTCTCTACGATCCCTGGCCCACCCCGCTCGCCGCCGCCGCGCTCGCCGCCGGCTGCCGGGTGGTCTCCGGGCTGGACCTGCTGCTGGCCCAGGCGGTCGGCCAGTTCGAGCAGTTCACCGGCGTCCCCGCGCCCCGCGAGGCGATGGCCGCCGCTCTGGCCGCCGCTCGCGCCGGCTGAGCCGGCCCGGCCGTGCCGGGCGCCGAATCACCCGCGCCGGGCGCCAATGCGACTGCGGCGGGTGCCGACCCGACCGCCAGCCGACCCGGCCATGCCCGCCGCCTGGGCGCGGCCAGGGCGGGACGCCACGTCCGCAGGGCGGGACGCGGTGGGCACGGCGTCGTGGCGGCCACCGGGCGTGACAGACTGACCGCTGTGTTGCGCTGGCTGACTGCAGGTGAATCGCACGGACCCGCCCTCGTCGCGATGCTGGAGGGGGTGCCCGCCGGGATCGAGGTGACCACCGGGGAGATCGCCGGTGAGCTGGCCCGGCGCCGGCTCGGCTACGGCCGGGGCGCCCGGATGTCGTTCGAGCAGGACGAGATCGAGATCATCGGTGGGTTCCGGCACGGGGTCACCATCGGCAGCCCGGTGGCGATTCGGGTGGGCAACTCGGAGTGGCCCAAGTGGCGCGCCGTGATGGCGGCCGACCCGGTCGACCCGGAGGAGCTGGCCGGGCAGGCCCGCAACGCGCCGCTCACCCGCCCCCGGCCGGGCCACGCCGACCTGGCCGGCATGCAGAAGTACGGCCACACCGACGCCCGGCCGATCCTTGAGCGGGCCAGCGCCCGCGAGACCGCCGCCCGGGTCGCCGTGGGCACCGTCGCCAAGGCCCTCGTCAAGCAGGCGCTCGGCGTCGAGATCGTCTCCCACGTGGTGGAGCTGGGCCCGGTCGCCGCCAAGCCCGGGCTGCGCCCCACCCCCTCCGACGCGGAGCGGATCGACGCGGACCCGCTGCGCTGCCTCGACCCGGAGGCGAGCGCCCGGATGGTCGCCGAGGTCGACGCCGCGAAGAAGGCCGCCGACACGCTCGGCGGCGTGGTCGAGGTGCTCGCGTACGGGGTCCCGCCGGGCCTGGGCAGCCACGTGCAGTGGGACCGCAAGCTCGACGCCCGGCTGGCCACCGCGCTGATGTCCATTCAGGCGATCAAGGGCGTGGAGATCGGCGACGGCTGGCAGCAGGCCCGCTCCCGCGGTTCCGAGGCGCACGACGAGATCCTGCCGACCGCCACCGGGGTGCGCCGGATCACCGACCGGGCCGGCGGCCTGGAGGGTGGCATCACCACCGGCGAGCCGCTGCGGGTGAAGGCGGCGATGAAGCCGATCTCCTCGCTGAACCGGGCCCTGGCCACCGTCGACGTCACCACCGGTGAGCCGGCCACCGCGATCAACCAGCGCTCGGACGTCTGCGCGGTGCCCGCCGCGGCGGTGGTCGCCGAGGCGATGGTCGCCCTGGTGCTCGCCGAGGCGGCGGTGGAGAAGTTCGGCGGCGACTCGATCGCCGAGATGCGCCGCAACCTCGCCGGCTACCTCGACGCCCTGGTGATCCGGTGAGCGCGAGGAGTGCAGCGGAGCGGAGCCCCGCAGTCGCGAACGAAAGACGGACCCGGTGACGGCGGGGAGCGTGGCCCGGTGAACCGGCCGGTCTGCGTGCTGGTCGGGGCGCCCGGCTCCGGCAAGACCACCGTCGGCCAGGCGCTCGCCGCCGAGTTGGGCGTCGAGTTCCGGGACACCGACCTCGACATCGAGCAGCTCGCCGGCAAGCCGATCCCGGAGATCTTCGTCGACGAGGGGGAGGACCACTTCCGTACCCTCGAACGGGCGGCGGTGGCGGCGGCGCTGGCCTCGCACGGCGGGGTGCTCGCCCTCGGCGGCGGCGCGATCCTCGCCGAGGAGAACCGCGCGGCGCTGATCGGGCACACCGTGGTGCACCTCTCGGTGGAGCTGCCCGACGCGGTGAAGCGGATCGGTCTCGGCGCCGGGCGACCGCTGCTGGCGATCAATCCGCGGGCCACCCTCAAGCACCTGATGGAGCAGCGCCGTCCGCTCTACGCCGAGGTGGCCACCGCGACCGTGCTGACCGACGGGCGCACCCCGGAGGAGATCGCGGCGGAGGTTGCCGCCCTGCTCAAGCCCTGACCGGCGTCGGCGCGGGGCGACGCTCGGGACGCCAGGTGACCAGGAGTGCCAGGGCGAGCAGGATCTCGGCGAGGTCGCCGCCGTAGTACATGACGGTGGCGGCGGCCCGTAGCTCGTCCCCGGTGGCGGGGACGTCGACGAGGACGCCGGCGTAGAGGAGCTGGGCCATTGTGGCGTGCGCGGCCACGGCGACGCCGAGCACGAGCAGGCGGACCGGGACGCGGGGGCGGTGCGGACCGGGATCGGGGCCGGCGACGGACCAGGCGAAGAGGTAGCCGGCGAGCACCAGGTGCAGGCGCACCAGGCCGTGCAGGGCGGGGCTCGTCAGCGTGGCCCGGTAGAGCGGCGTCAGGTACAGCAGGTACAGGCCGCCGGTGGTGAGCAGCAGGCCGGTGACCGGGTGGGCGAGCGCCCGGGCCACCGGGTGACGCAGCAGTCGTACCGCCGCCCGGCCGGTGCGCTGGTCCACCGTGCGCAGCGCGAGGGTGCCGGGCGCGCCGAGCACCAGGGCCAGCGGCGCCAGCATGCCGAGCAGCAGATGCTGCCACATGTGCCCGGGTAGGCCGCCCGCGGGCCAGGCCAGCCCGGCGGCGAGCAGCGCCGTGCCGAGACCGAAGCTCGCCGTCCGCCGGTGGCTCCACCCGGGCCGGCCGGGGTCGCGCTGTCGCAGCGCGGCGGCCAGGTAGACCCAGAACATCCCCAGCGGTACGAGAGCGACGGGCGGGACGCCCCCGGCGGGGTGCCCGGCGTGGG from Micromonospora kangleipakensis includes these protein-coding regions:
- the mltG gene encoding endolytic transglycosylase MltG, encoding MIDDLDLVLDESERGEKGRHRRGAVAKRNGKSGGRGKTIFALLMALVLLGGIGGGAYVGFDRIRNHFVTPDYDGPGSGEALVEVKAGDTLTDIGDSLYDAGVVKSTKAFIEAAEANSRSKNIQVGRYKVRKQMKAADAVTLLLDPKSRVVNGVTIPEGTISLAIYDILSKQTKIPVADFKAAAKDPVKLGVPAYWFTRGDGKKGPKSIEGFLFPATYEIPPKATAEQILSMMVDQFLTVTKELNFVEKAQQERKISPYEALITASIAQAESVNHVDLPKVSRVIYNRVYAGKIGCNCLGIDSGINYWLRLQGKEPKDSDDLLQSEIHNLKNPYNTHDVAGLPITPISNPGEDALKGALTPPTGDWIFFMTIDQKGTMGYGSNDADYRKLIRTMCDNKVLTGSNCTS
- the aroC gene encoding chorismate synthase, which gives rise to MLRWLTAGESHGPALVAMLEGVPAGIEVTTGEIAGELARRRLGYGRGARMSFEQDEIEIIGGFRHGVTIGSPVAIRVGNSEWPKWRAVMAADPVDPEELAGQARNAPLTRPRPGHADLAGMQKYGHTDARPILERASARETAARVAVGTVAKALVKQALGVEIVSHVVELGPVAAKPGLRPTPSDAERIDADPLRCLDPEASARMVAEVDAAKKAADTLGGVVEVLAYGVPPGLGSHVQWDRKLDARLATALMSIQAIKGVEIGDGWQQARSRGSEAHDEILPTATGVRRITDRAGGLEGGITTGEPLRVKAAMKPISSLNRALATVDVTTGEPATAINQRSDVCAVPAAAVVAEAMVALVLAEAAVEKFGGDSIAEMRRNLAGYLDALVIR
- a CDS encoding shikimate dehydrogenase encodes the protein MRAAVVGKPIAHSLSPVIHEAGYAAAGLTGWSYTRLECGAEELPDLVAGLGPEWAGLSVTMPGKEAALALADQVSPVAAAVGAANTLVRRPDGSWYADNTDVTGMVEVLAAAGCASGVVVTVLGAGGTARAALAAAARLGAAEVTVVARRPEAVHELRPVAGAVGVPLTGAAWDGAPSHARADVVISTVPKGVADPLAENFDWRPGTVFFDALYDPWPTPLAAAALAAGCRVVSGLDLLLAQAVGQFEQFTGVPAPREAMAAALAAARAG
- the alaS gene encoding alanine--tRNA ligase; translation: MKTAEIKRRYLAHFEANGHAVVPSAPLPAISDPNLLFVNAGMVQFVPYFLGQQTPPYSRAVSVQKCIRTPDIDEVGKTSRHGTFFQMNGNFSFGDYFKDGAIPLAWDLVTKPLDQGGFGLDPERIWPTVYLDDDEAYQIWRSVGVPAERIVRRGKADNFWSMGIPGPCGPCSELFYDRGPEYGREGGPAVDEDRYMEFWNLVFMQFERGPGTSKEDYPILGELPAKNIDTGMGLERMASILQGVDNLYEIDEVRPILDRAAELTGKRYGARSGHVASQSHPDDVRLRVIADHVRTALMLIGDGVTPSNEGRGYVLRRIMRRAIRAVRLLGYQDRALPELLPVARDCMSPSYPELSAEFGRISQYAYAEEDAFLATLRSGTTILDTAIAETKSAGKAAISGDKAFQLHDTYGFPIDLTLEIAAEQGLQVDAEGFRRLMADQRSRAKADAQARKTGHTDVSAYRSVLDGGGPVEFTGYTELNRESRVRALLAGGAEVGAAVEGDTIELVLDTTPFYAEGGGQQPDQGLITVGGGQLEVFDVQQPVPGLIVHRARVVRGEVRAGETGYAEIDVSRRRAISRSHTATHLVHQTMRNFLGESATQAGSLNAPGRLRFDFNTPTGVAPSVLHDVEQQVNEVLLADMEVHAFITTQEEARRIGAMALFGEKYGERVRVVEVGDYARELCGGTHVARSAQLGLVKILSEASVGSGVRRIEALVGMDAFGFLAREHLLVSRLAELFRVPGDQVADRVEQTVTQLRDAEKELEKLRAQLVLGGAAALAGQAKDVRGVAYVGTEAPEGAAGNDVRTLAQEIRGRIDPARPAVVAVAARAGGKASLVVAVNQAARGRGLTAKELVKTAFSGRGGGSDDLAQGGGLPAAEAPNLLATVEKAIADA
- a CDS encoding cytochrome c oxidase assembly protein, with the protein product MILAHAGHPAGGVPPVALVPLGMFWVYLAAALRQRDPGRPGWSHRRTASFGLGTALLAAGLAWPAGGLPGHMWQHLLLGMLAPLALVLGAPGTLALRTVDQRTGRAAVRLLRHPVARALAHPVTGLLLTTGGLYLLYLTPLYRATLTSPALHGLVRLHLVLAGYLFAWSVAGPDPGPHRPRVPVRLLVLGVAVAAHATMAQLLYAGVLVDVPATGDELRAAATVMYYGGDLAEILLALALLVTWRPERRPAPTPVRA
- the ruvX gene encoding Holliday junction resolvase RuvX, with translation MAELSRGVRLGVDVGQVRVGVSRSDPHGILATPLVTLARDLTAAADAVPADMAALVDLIAEHEAVEVVVGLPVNLAGKHGPAATNVSAYAARLADVIAPVPVALTDERMSTVVASRRLAERGVRGKRQRAVVDQAAAVEILQSWLDAQRRRTQ
- a CDS encoding DUF948 domain-containing protein, which translates into the protein MDGGQIAALIAAGAFLMLVLVLAVPILRLRHTVDATTRMINDLNERTTPLLGDVNATVKNVNVALEQVQTSLDGVNLQLAKVDTMTTHAQNVTANVANLATVVSAAAANPLVKVAAFGYGVRRAASARRHAETEREVRDTIKQQRRAAKRGNR
- a CDS encoding shikimate kinase, which codes for MNRPVCVLVGAPGSGKTTVGQALAAELGVEFRDTDLDIEQLAGKPIPEIFVDEGEDHFRTLERAAVAAALASHGGVLALGGGAILAEENRAALIGHTVVHLSVELPDAVKRIGLGAGRPLLAINPRATLKHLMEQRRPLYAEVATATVLTDGRTPEEIAAEVAALLKP